A window of the Streptomyces griseochromogenes genome harbors these coding sequences:
- a CDS encoding MoaD/ThiS family protein, producing the protein MPKVTVRYWAAAKAAAQVAEEPYDAATLADALAAVRARHPGELTRVLQRCSFLVDGDPVGTRAHETVRLAEGGTVEVLPPFAGG; encoded by the coding sequence ATGCCCAAGGTCACGGTCCGCTACTGGGCCGCTGCCAAGGCCGCGGCCCAGGTCGCCGAGGAGCCGTACGACGCGGCCACCCTCGCCGACGCGCTCGCCGCCGTGCGTGCGCGACACCCCGGTGAACTCACGCGCGTCCTGCAGCGATGCTCCTTCCTCGTCGACGGTGACCCCGTCGGGACCCGCGCACATGAGACGGTACGGCTGGCCGAGGGCGGCACGGTCGAGGTGCTCCCGCCGTTCGCAGGAGGGTGA
- a CDS encoding alpha/beta hydrolase codes for MSNRPAGHAARSTVRPNAETGRGGPIRTFLRTADGIPVDSVYNPGTVVYKAAPDTSRPFSGDLVFVIAHGFTGDVDRPHVRRVADALARYGSVVTFSFRGHGASGGRSTVGDREVLDLAAAVGWARGFGHARVVSVGFSMGGSVVLRHAALHPGTVDAVVSVSAPARWYYRGTAPMRRLHWLVTRPEGRLVGRYGLRTRIHHRDWNPVPLSPAEAVPRIAPTPLLIVHGDRDGYFPLDHPRMLAEAAGGHGELWLEPGMGHAEHAADDGLLARIGHWSVARAG; via the coding sequence ATGAGCAATCGTCCGGCAGGTCATGCGGCACGTTCCACCGTTCGTCCGAATGCCGAGACAGGCAGAGGGGGGCCTATCCGGACGTTTCTGCGCACCGCCGACGGGATCCCGGTCGATTCCGTATACAACCCGGGCACGGTCGTATACAAAGCGGCGCCGGACACCTCCCGTCCATTCTCCGGCGACCTCGTGTTCGTGATCGCCCACGGTTTCACCGGGGACGTGGACCGCCCGCATGTGCGAAGGGTGGCGGACGCGCTGGCCCGTTACGGCTCCGTCGTCACCTTCTCCTTCCGCGGGCACGGCGCCTCCGGCGGCCGCTCCACGGTCGGCGACCGGGAGGTGCTGGACCTGGCCGCGGCGGTGGGGTGGGCGCGCGGCTTCGGGCACGCGCGCGTGGTGAGCGTCGGCTTCTCCATGGGCGGCTCGGTGGTGCTGCGGCACGCGGCCCTGCACCCCGGCACGGTCGACGCGGTGGTCTCGGTCAGCGCCCCCGCGCGCTGGTACTACCGGGGCACGGCCCCCATGCGCCGCCTGCACTGGCTGGTCACCCGCCCCGAGGGCCGCCTGGTCGGCCGCTACGGCCTGCGCACCCGCATCCACCACCGGGACTGGAATCCGGTGCCGCTGTCCCCGGCGGAAGCGGTCCCGCGCATCGCTCCCACCCCGCTCCTCATCGTGCACGGCGACCGCGACGGCTACTTCCCCCTCGACCATCCCCGGATGCTCGCCGAGGCGGCCGGTGGCCACGGAGAACTCTGGCTGGAGCCCGGCATGGGCCACGCCGAACACGCGGCCGACGACGGACTGCTGGCCCGGATCGGGCACTGGTCGGTCGCACGGGCGGGCTAG
- a CDS encoding winged helix-turn-helix transcriptional regulator: MSSLLLLTNALQPSTEVLPALGLLLHNVRVAPAEGPALVDTPGADVILVDGRRDLPQVRSLCQLLRSTGPGCPLLLVVTEGGLAAVTADWGVDDVLLDTAGPAEVEARLRLAMGRQQIVNDDSPMEIRNGDLSVDEATYSAKLKGRVLDLTFKEFELLKYLAQHPGRVFTRAQLLQEVWGYDYFGGTRTVDVHVRRLRAKLGPEHESLIGTVRNVGYRFVTPEKGDRSGDEAKAKGSRAKTEDADASAVLDASELHADA; the protein is encoded by the coding sequence ATGAGTTCTCTGCTGCTCCTGACCAACGCCCTCCAGCCGTCGACGGAGGTGCTGCCCGCGCTCGGACTGCTGCTGCACAACGTGCGGGTGGCCCCGGCGGAGGGCCCCGCCCTCGTCGACACCCCTGGCGCCGACGTCATCCTCGTCGACGGGCGCCGCGACCTGCCGCAGGTGCGCAGCCTGTGCCAGCTGCTGCGCTCCACCGGCCCCGGCTGCCCCCTCCTGCTCGTCGTCACCGAGGGCGGCCTGGCCGCCGTCACCGCCGACTGGGGCGTCGACGACGTACTGCTCGACACCGCCGGCCCGGCGGAGGTCGAGGCCCGGCTGCGGCTGGCCATGGGCCGGCAGCAGATCGTCAACGACGACTCCCCCATGGAGATCCGCAACGGCGACCTGTCCGTCGACGAGGCCACCTACTCCGCCAAGCTCAAGGGCCGGGTCCTCGACCTCACCTTCAAGGAGTTCGAGCTCCTGAAGTACCTCGCCCAGCACCCGGGCCGCGTCTTCACCCGCGCCCAGCTGCTGCAGGAGGTCTGGGGCTACGACTACTTCGGCGGCACCCGGACCGTGGACGTGCACGTACGGCGGCTGCGCGCCAAGCTCGGCCCCGAGCACGAGTCGCTGATCGGAACCGTCCGGAACGTCGGTTATCGATTCGTTACGCCCGAGAAGGGCGACCGGTCCGGCGACGAGGCCAAGGCCAAGGGGAGCCGGGCAAAGACGGAAGATGCGGACGCCTCGGCCGTCCTGGACGCCTCCGAACTCCACGCGGACGCCTAG
- a CDS encoding LacI family DNA-binding transcriptional regulator: protein MAKVTRDDVARLAGTSTAVVSYVINNGPRPVAPATRERVLAAIKELGYRPDRVAQAMASRRTDLIGLIIPDARQPFFGEMAHAVEQAASERGKMVLVGNTDYIGEREVHYLRAFLGMRVSGMILVSHALNDLAAAEIEAWDARVVLLHERPEAIDDVAVVTDDLGGAQLAVRHLLEHGYDYVACMGGTAETPAVGDPVSDHVEGWRRAMAEAGVSTEGRLFEAPYNRYDAYRVALEVLSGPDRPPAVFCSTDDQAIGLLRAARELRIDVPRELAVAGFDDIKEAALADPPLTTVASDRSAMARAAVDLVLDDGLRVAGSRRERLKTFPSRLVVRTSCGCG, encoded by the coding sequence GTGGCCAAGGTGACTCGGGATGACGTGGCACGGCTGGCTGGGACCTCCACCGCCGTCGTCAGTTATGTCATCAACAACGGACCCCGGCCGGTCGCCCCGGCCACGCGCGAGCGTGTCCTCGCGGCGATCAAGGAACTGGGGTACCGGCCCGACCGGGTCGCCCAGGCGATGGCGTCCCGGCGCACCGACCTCATAGGCCTGATCATCCCGGACGCCCGCCAGCCGTTCTTCGGCGAGATGGCGCACGCGGTCGAGCAGGCCGCCTCCGAGCGCGGGAAGATGGTGCTCGTCGGCAACACCGATTACATCGGCGAACGCGAGGTTCACTATCTGCGCGCGTTCCTCGGTATGCGGGTCTCCGGCATGATCCTCGTCTCGCACGCCCTGAACGACCTCGCGGCGGCCGAGATCGAGGCCTGGGACGCCCGGGTGGTGCTGCTGCACGAGCGCCCGGAGGCCATCGACGACGTCGCCGTCGTCACCGACGACCTGGGCGGCGCCCAGCTCGCCGTACGCCATCTGCTGGAGCACGGCTACGACTACGTCGCCTGTATGGGCGGTACGGCGGAGACGCCGGCCGTGGGCGACCCGGTCTCCGACCACGTCGAGGGCTGGCGGCGGGCCATGGCCGAGGCGGGCGTCTCCACCGAGGGCCGCCTGTTCGAGGCGCCGTACAACCGCTACGACGCCTACCGGGTGGCCCTGGAGGTGCTCTCGGGCCCCGACCGGCCGCCGGCGGTCTTCTGTTCCACCGACGACCAGGCGATCGGCCTGCTGCGAGCCGCGCGCGAGCTGCGCATCGACGTCCCCCGGGAGCTGGCGGTGGCGGGCTTCGACGACATCAAGGAGGCGGCGCTCGCCGACCCGCCGCTGACGACGGTCGCCTCGGACCGTTCGGCGATGGCCCGGGCGGCGGTCGACCTCGTCCTGGACGACGGGCTCAGGGTGGCGGGCTCCCGGCGCGAGCGGCTGAAGACGTTCCCGTCCCGGCTGGTCGTACGCACCAGCTGCGGCTGCGGCTGA
- a CDS encoding S1C family serine protease, protein MTESIRRSGEYDENPQGPYAPQHAYSAPVNPEWPPPPSYQPAAAPDPGPAPRRKRARGPVGLLAAVAIVAAAVGGGTAYAFQQLTGKDTAASAGTTTNVVPTGKKGDVAAIASAVSPSVVEVQATLGNGSSTGSGVIITGNGEIVTNNHVISGASSVKVRTSDGRVYPAEVVGTDSSKDLALIKLKGASGLKPAALGSSSSVQVGDAVVAIGSPEGLTGTVTSGIVSALNRDVTVSTDESQGQGGDGQWPFQFGGRQFNGDTGSSTTTYKAIQTDASLNPGNSGGALIDAAGRVIGINSAMYSSSSQASSSSDAGSIGLGFAIPINTVKSDLAKLRAGSTS, encoded by the coding sequence ATGACCGAGAGCATCCGCCGCAGCGGCGAGTACGACGAGAACCCCCAGGGTCCCTACGCTCCGCAGCACGCCTACTCCGCTCCCGTGAACCCCGAGTGGCCGCCCCCGCCCTCGTACCAGCCGGCGGCGGCCCCGGACCCCGGGCCCGCGCCGCGCAGGAAGCGCGCCCGCGGCCCGGTCGGGCTGCTCGCCGCGGTGGCGATCGTCGCGGCCGCCGTCGGCGGTGGCACGGCCTACGCCTTCCAGCAGCTGACCGGGAAGGACACGGCCGCCTCGGCCGGTACCACCACCAACGTGGTGCCCACCGGCAAGAAGGGCGACGTCGCCGCGATCGCCTCCGCGGTCAGCCCGAGCGTGGTCGAGGTCCAGGCGACCCTCGGCAACGGCTCGTCCACCGGCTCCGGCGTGATCATCACCGGCAACGGCGAGATCGTCACCAACAACCACGTCATCTCCGGCGCCTCCTCCGTCAAGGTGCGCACCAGCGACGGCAGGGTCTACCCGGCCGAGGTCGTCGGCACCGACAGCTCCAAGGACCTCGCGCTGATCAAGCTGAAGGGCGCCTCGGGCCTGAAGCCCGCCGCGCTCGGCAGCTCCTCTTCCGTCCAGGTCGGTGACGCGGTCGTCGCGATCGGCTCCCCCGAGGGCCTGACCGGCACCGTCACCAGCGGCATCGTCTCCGCGCTCAACCGTGACGTGACGGTCTCCACGGACGAGAGCCAGGGCCAGGGAGGCGACGGACAGTGGCCGTTCCAGTTCGGCGGCCGACAGTTCAACGGCGACACGGGCTCGTCCACGACGACCTACAAGGCGATCCAGACGGACGCCTCGCTCAACCCCGGCAACTCCGGCGGCGCGCTGATCGACGCGGCCGGCCGCGTCATCGGCATCAACTCCGCGATGTACTCGTCGAGTTCACAGGCCTCGTCCTCCTCGGACGCGGGCAGCATCGGCCTCGGCTTCGCGATCCCCATCAACACCGTCAAGTCCGACCTGGCGAAGTTGCGGGCCGGCTCCACCAGCTGA
- a CDS encoding response regulator transcription factor, with protein MSPAEGDRDPLRILIVDDEPAVREALQRSLAFEGYDTEVAVDGADALEKATAYRPDLVVLDIQMPRMDGLTAARRIRGTGDTTPILMLTARDTVGDRVTGLDAGADDYLVKPFELDELFARIRALLRRSSYAAAVSPEAQQDEALTFADLRMDLATREVTRGARQVELTRTEFTLLEMFMAHPRQVLTREQILKAVWGFDFEPSSNSLDVYVMYLRRKTEAGGEPRLVHTVRGVGYVLRQGGAE; from the coding sequence ATGAGTCCCGCCGAAGGCGACCGTGACCCCCTGCGCATTCTGATCGTCGACGACGAGCCCGCCGTCCGCGAGGCACTCCAGCGCAGCCTCGCCTTCGAGGGGTACGACACCGAGGTCGCGGTCGACGGCGCGGACGCGCTGGAGAAGGCCACGGCCTACCGGCCGGACCTGGTCGTCCTGGACATCCAGATGCCCCGCATGGACGGTCTGACGGCGGCGCGGCGCATCCGGGGCACCGGGGACACGACCCCGATCCTCATGCTCACGGCCCGCGACACGGTCGGCGACCGGGTGACGGGACTGGACGCCGGGGCCGACGACTACCTGGTCAAACCCTTCGAACTGGACGAACTCTTCGCCCGCATCCGTGCACTCCTGCGCCGCAGCTCCTACGCGGCGGCGGTCTCCCCCGAGGCCCAGCAGGACGAGGCGCTCACCTTCGCCGATCTGCGCATGGACCTCGCGACACGGGAGGTCACGCGCGGCGCGCGGCAGGTGGAGCTGACCCGCACGGAGTTCACGCTCCTGGAGATGTTCATGGCCCATCCCCGCCAGGTACTCACCCGCGAGCAGATCCTCAAGGCCGTTTGGGGCTTCGACTTCGAGCCCTCCTCGAACTCACTGGACGTCTACGTCATGTACCTGCGCCGCAAGACGGAGGCCGGGGGCGAGCCGCGGCTCGTGCACACGGTCCGGGGCGTGGGGTATGTCCTGCGGCAGGGCGGCGCGGAGTGA
- a CDS encoding sensor histidine kinase: protein MRRLVRRYRALPIRARLAMLVAAAVAFAVAAVSVTCWFIVQRKLYDQVDADLRKAWQPQHLNDVVGALATCPQKPSQSNLGILRNNGNYYYVELVKRNGTACVSSSSAGRVLTTSSDTGVIASSSDDAVQRNGTDSDGHAVRVLTAPLTVTQGFGNPPELYPGTALLVAIPLRNTQNTLNDLALILLLVSGIGVVGAGAAGLAVARAGLRPVDKLTDAVEHVARTEDLSVRIPVDEDSEDEVARLSRSFNSMTTALASSRDMQQQLIADAGHELRTPLTSLRTNIELLTRSEETGRPLPPEDRKALLASVKAQMSELASLIGDLQELSRSEGQRGERVEVVSFQDAVESALHRARLRGPELTIAADLKPWFVRAEPSALERAVVNILDNAVKFSPEGGTVEVQLSEGVLTVRDHGRGIPADELPYVFDRFWRSPSARALPGSGLGLSIVARTIQQAGGEVTLAWAEGGGTVATVRLPGAATAPPEAV from the coding sequence GTGAGGAGGCTGGTACGCCGGTACCGGGCACTGCCGATCCGGGCACGCCTGGCGATGCTGGTCGCGGCCGCGGTGGCGTTCGCGGTGGCGGCGGTCTCGGTCACGTGCTGGTTCATCGTGCAGCGGAAGCTGTACGACCAGGTCGATGCCGACCTGCGCAAGGCCTGGCAGCCTCAGCACCTGAACGACGTGGTGGGCGCGCTCGCAACGTGTCCGCAGAAGCCCAGCCAGTCCAACCTCGGCATCCTCCGCAACAACGGCAACTACTACTACGTCGAGCTGGTCAAGCGGAACGGCACCGCCTGCGTGTCCTCCAGCTCCGCGGGGCGGGTGCTGACCACCTCTTCGGACACCGGTGTCATCGCTTCGTCCTCCGACGACGCCGTACAGCGCAACGGCACCGACTCCGACGGCCACGCCGTACGCGTCCTGACCGCGCCCCTCACCGTCACCCAGGGTTTCGGCAATCCGCCGGAGCTGTATCCGGGCACGGCCCTGCTCGTCGCCATCCCGCTGAGGAACACCCAGAACACGCTCAACGATCTCGCGCTGATCCTGCTTCTCGTCTCCGGCATCGGAGTGGTGGGTGCCGGCGCGGCCGGGCTCGCGGTGGCTCGTGCGGGTCTGCGTCCGGTCGACAAGCTCACGGATGCCGTCGAACACGTGGCGCGGACGGAGGACTTGAGCGTCCGCATCCCCGTGGACGAAGACAGCGAGGACGAGGTCGCCCGCCTCTCCCGGTCCTTCAACTCGATGACCACCGCGCTGGCCAGCTCCCGCGACATGCAGCAGCAGCTGATCGCGGACGCCGGTCACGAGCTCCGCACCCCCCTCACCTCCCTGCGCACCAACATCGAACTGCTCACCCGCAGCGAGGAGACGGGCCGCCCCCTCCCCCCGGAGGACCGCAAGGCGCTCCTCGCCTCCGTGAAGGCGCAGATGTCGGAACTGGCCTCGCTGATCGGCGACTTGCAGGAGCTGTCCCGCTCCGAGGGCCAGCGCGGCGAACGAGTCGAGGTGGTCTCCTTCCAGGACGCCGTGGAGTCGGCCCTGCACCGGGCCCGGCTGCGCGGCCCCGAGCTGACGATCGCGGCGGACCTGAAGCCCTGGTTCGTCCGCGCGGAGCCCTCCGCGCTGGAGCGGGCGGTCGTCAACATCCTCGACAACGCGGTGAAGTTCAGCCCCGAGGGCGGCACGGTCGAGGTGCAGCTGAGCGAGGGAGTGCTGACGGTCCGTGACCACGGCCGCGGCATCCCCGCCGACGAGCTCCCCTACGTCTTCGACCGCTTCTGGCGCTCACCGAGCGCACGTGCACTGCCGGGTTCCGGCCTGGGCCTGTCCATCGTGGCCCGCACGATCCAGCAGGCGGGCGGCGAGGTGACGCTGGCGTGGGCGGAGGGCGGCGGGACCGTGGCGACGGTGCGGTTGCCGGGGGCGGCTACGGCTCCGCCGGAGGCGGTGTAA
- a CDS encoding DUF2690 domain-containing protein translates to MPSLTRRLGTTGAVMALAASGLLFGTASPASAAAGCYGPECNGRNPADTSCANDARTIDTTWTQVELRYSPSCRAAWARRVGGINGGTDTLWVENSKGTAYSVDVPSNASGNYFTAMVDDKDLWARACDNLGSDGGYNCTSKY, encoded by the coding sequence ATGCCTTCCCTGACCCGCCGTCTCGGTACGACGGGCGCCGTCATGGCGCTCGCCGCCTCCGGCCTGCTGTTCGGCACCGCCTCGCCCGCCTCCGCCGCGGCCGGCTGCTACGGGCCCGAATGCAACGGCCGCAACCCGGCCGACACGTCCTGCGCGAACGACGCGAGAACCATCGACACCACCTGGACCCAGGTCGAGCTGCGTTACAGCCCCTCCTGCCGTGCCGCCTGGGCACGACGGGTCGGCGGGATCAACGGCGGCACGGACACGCTCTGGGTCGAGAACTCGAAGGGCACGGCGTACTCGGTGGACGTCCCGAGCAACGCGAGCGGGAACTACTTCACCGCGATGGTCGACGACAAGGATCTGTGGGCCCGGGCCTGCGACAACCTCGGCAGCGACGGCGGCTACAACTGCACCTCCAAGTACTGA
- a CDS encoding DUF2690 domain-containing protein, giving the protein MRALARRLVPLGASLLLAASGLVLGSASPSSAATWCRMDLCDGLDPATTVCQDDAETVHTTYTGVELRYSPYCRTAWARVKNPVPFDKYEVMNNRYFGYSFIPTGTYTQWTAMIQDADLKSHACQYDDHGNNPICTDWF; this is encoded by the coding sequence ATGCGCGCCCTTGCCCGACGGCTCGTCCCGCTCGGCGCCTCGCTGCTGCTCGCCGCCTCCGGGCTGGTCCTCGGCTCCGCCTCGCCCTCGTCCGCGGCCACCTGGTGCCGGATGGACCTGTGCGACGGTCTGGACCCCGCCACCACCGTCTGCCAGGACGACGCGGAGACCGTGCACACCACGTACACCGGTGTCGAACTGCGCTACAGCCCGTACTGCCGTACCGCCTGGGCCCGGGTGAAGAACCCCGTGCCCTTCGACAAGTACGAGGTCATGAACAACCGGTACTTCGGCTACTCCTTCATCCCCACCGGCACGTACACGCAGTGGACGGCCATGATCCAGGACGCCGATCTCAAGTCCCACGCCTGCCAGTACGACGACCACGGCAACAACCCGATCTGCACGGACTGGTTCTGA
- a CDS encoding N-acetylmuramoyl-L-alanine amidase, translating into MRTPAPRRRTVLTGALAIGAGTLMASGPAAGTARAASGPTIAGTDTWGARPPSKPLNVIGGAPDKVIVHHTATDNVTDYSQAHSYALARAMQTYQMDTEGWIDTGQHFTISRGGYITEGRHSSLSTLQSGTQHVESAHCTGQNTVAIGIENEGTYSSVDPLGTQYAALVDLITHICRQYGLRAYQVYGHRDFNNTECPGDRLYALIPQIRRDVAARIGGDPTGPVWPVLASGSTGEQVRTLQYLLVQRGQTLTVDGSYGPATQAAVTAFQNTTHAAADGIAGNQTWSQAVAPLAAGASGSAVKAVQSQLTAHGTATTVDGAFGPGTAAGVRSFQSAAGLPADGVVDARTWSRLVA; encoded by the coding sequence ATGCGGACGCCCGCACCCCGCCGCCGTACCGTCCTCACCGGGGCGCTCGCCATCGGCGCCGGCACCCTGATGGCGTCCGGACCGGCCGCCGGTACCGCGCGGGCCGCGAGCGGTCCGACGATCGCCGGGACGGACACATGGGGCGCCCGGCCGCCCTCGAAGCCGCTCAACGTCATCGGCGGCGCCCCGGACAAGGTCATCGTCCACCACACCGCGACCGACAACGTCACCGACTACTCGCAGGCGCACTCCTACGCGCTGGCCCGCGCGATGCAGACGTACCAGATGGACACCGAGGGCTGGATCGACACCGGCCAGCACTTCACGATCAGCCGGGGCGGCTACATCACGGAGGGCCGCCACAGCAGCCTGTCCACACTGCAGTCGGGCACCCAGCACGTGGAGTCCGCGCACTGCACGGGGCAGAACACGGTGGCGATCGGCATCGAGAACGAGGGCACGTACAGCAGCGTCGATCCGCTCGGCACGCAGTACGCGGCACTCGTGGACCTCATCACCCACATCTGCCGGCAGTACGGGCTGCGCGCCTACCAGGTGTACGGGCACCGGGACTTCAACAACACCGAATGCCCCGGCGACCGCCTCTACGCGCTCATCCCGCAGATACGCAGGGACGTCGCCGCCCGTATCGGCGGCGATCCGACCGGCCCCGTCTGGCCGGTGCTGGCGAGCGGCTCCACCGGCGAACAGGTGCGGACGCTGCAGTACCTGCTGGTGCAGCGCGGGCAGACGCTCACCGTCGACGGCTCCTACGGGCCGGCGACGCAGGCCGCGGTCACCGCCTTCCAGAACACCACGCACGCCGCCGCCGACGGCATCGCGGGCAACCAGACCTGGAGCCAGGCGGTGGCGCCGCTGGCCGCCGGCGCCTCGGGCAGCGCCGTGAAGGCCGTGCAGAGCCAGCTCACCGCGCACGGCACCGCTACGACGGTGGACGGTGCCTTCGGGCCCGGCACCGCGGCCGGGGTGAGGTCCTTCCAGTCCGCGGCGGGCCTGCCCGCCGACGGCGTCGTGGACGCCCGGACCTGGAGCCGTCTGGTGGCCTGA